From the genome of Gambusia affinis linkage group LG04, SWU_Gaff_1.0, whole genome shotgun sequence:
AACAAGCCAGGAGATGGTGACCTTTTTTAGTGCCAGGAGCGAAGCGGGGGTGAGCGGCGATTTGTGTGAAGGAGGGCAGGTAGATAGCGCGGAAATCTAATTCCGTTCGGGCTTATGTAAGGACTAGCCCCACTTCTGGGTCGTGTTTTGGTACATCCAGTTCCACTGTTGGCTGGGGGAGAACTTCACGATGAGTCACTGAGCGGGGACGCTCTTCTGTGGGTTATACAATGCACAGTCGTGTGCGTTTGTTTCTCTTTCGACTAGTCACTATAAGCTAAAGAGAATCCTAGGTGATGGGTCGTTTCCTGCTGAAATGCACTCATTTGATTCACCTCTGCAGGGGTTGCAGGGTCAAAGTTGGAACTTGTGATCATCGCACATTTAGTTCTGGACATTGACTTGTCATTCCTACGGAACAAAATGCTTTAATCTACTCTCCCAGAGTGTAACAgggttgttttgtgtttagtttcGTCCATCTTCCGATCAGCTCTGAccaacttcctgcttcctgcttATGTAAATaaaccccacagcatgatgctgccagcaCCACCATGATTCAGCATTCGCAGCTCAAACGCTAAAGTGCTTTTATGGCTAGTTCATTGGACCCATTGTGTTGGAGCAGAACTTTATTTATGCAGCTTTATTAAGCCTGTCACAGTAATTAATTTTGctagacaataaattgtcccagaagttatcggGTCAAGTTAATGATATTGCTGCTTTGAGTCTAATTTCAagtaacataataaaacaaatactcaCTCTCAGAGATCATTtttacactggaactggaagacattttaaatatctaaagtaaataaagaaaaattctgaaattagaTATGAAGTGGATTCTGAAgcctctgtaaacaaaactggcCTTTAAAATAGTTGAGACCAGTTCACCAGGTTGAAGCAGTTTGTTGTCCAGTCTCTCATAGGAAGAGACACGCCAGAAAAACAATTGCTTATTGCGATAGGCTTAATAGTGATCCAAATTTCTTATCTGTTAAAGTTGGAGATTAATTTGTTCATAAAGCCTGTCTGGAACTGCAAATAGAGACTTTGCATAATTAAACATCAAAGATTCTGCTTGCTTTGCTCTACGTGGGTTCtgataaaactaattttctctAATAAAACTGAGGCAAAATATTTGTAGTCATTACTCAAATTTTGTACTTTCCCCTTGTGAAACTATTAGTAAAGTATGAGAGATTGTCAGCAGATCCAGGGTCGTGCATGAGAAGCCCGTTTGCCATTCAGAAATTTTTGCGCCTTGCACAGAGGGAGACGGAGCGAGGCGGGAGGAGTTGAGCAATATGTTCTTCTCTGAAAATGCTTTACTCAGAACTTTGCAGGGGGAAAAGCACTGAGGTAAATCTGAATCACAACACGCTTCATATTATAGCAGTCTAAGTGGCTGACTAACTTATGACAGGCTCTGCGTTGACCTTGCGCACATCATTAATTGTCGACAGCAGAAGCTGCTCAGAGAAAACAAGCTGATCTGTGATAAGTGCATAGGCATGCAGCTTATGGGTGCTTGTATGCAACTTAGCCGTGTTGTATAACTGAACTCTCACTGCCTCCTTGTTGCTTTGCCGTGATCAGCGATCACCAGACTGTTACTGTTAGTTCACTGTTGCATGCAGGTCATGCTCTGAAAGGAAGAAGTTAGAATCACAGTGGTGTGAGGCGATGATTTTAATGAATCTCTTCACAGGATTCCCCCTGTTAACTTCCACgagtttcatttttcattcacttttaAAAGCTGATTTCACCCAAGATTTTCCATCCAACCAATCAGCAGGGTTATGCAGTATAAAACCACGACCATAGGTCATGGTTGAATTGTTATAATGTGCGAATGAACTTTGTTGGGGTTGTTAAAGGTCCTTTCAGACATCGttgtggttgtgtttttgtgtgaagtGTTCCTTCTTTTCCAGCCCCATTTAGACGGGTCACAGGACAGAGTAAAAACCAAGTCATGCTGGCCGGCTGGACTCAAGCCCAGTTTATCCCAAGCAGGACTCCCCTCTTCCTCCTTATTCTCTGTTTGCAGTCATAGCCCTGATTATCACAGCTGGATGGTTTTGTTTCcaattaatgtttttcatttttttattgttgtgttggTGCTTGAGTCAGTGGTTGAATCCAGTTATTTATAAactttgtgattgtttttgaacAGACTTGTTAATTATAAATTAAGGTCCGTGTTTACACAAAGTTTGTCACAGAAATATCTTCCTAAACCTTTGAATCTTTTCTGATTTTGCCACGTTTGGTTTACTGACATTTTATGTGATCGACTCAAAGAAGGTAAAAATATGTCAAGCACAGTCAGATTAAATGGTAAATTGCTATGAACATAATTTTTCAAGTCTTTTCACTCATTATAAAGTGAAAATGAGTGGAAAGAAACTGTATGGCTACAGTTTTATAACGTAGCCATACGACAAAGCCCCTcagagaacagctggatttaaacTATTATCAATTAGTTGACCTCTAAAGGCAACTGcttctcttcattttatttaggagtgTCAAAGTTAACAGGGCTGGATATGAAAACATGCCACGCTTGTCAAATGTTTCCATATGAATGAATTAGAAAGCCTCCACTCATCAGTTTAAATCTCGTCTTCTTCTCTTCCCAGTTGAATTCCAGAGTTGGGCAACTCCAAGGAAAGCGCCTCAGGCAAAGCAGCACTGTCAGCTGTCCCGACTCGGGTCCAAGGGACACCAAGTGACGCGTGTAACACATTTGGCATCTGACCCATTTGTTGCTGTTCAGGGTCAACAACCTTCTAACTGCCTAATCTCACTATCTGCCTCGTCTTCTCTCAGCCAAATGTTAataccttgttttttttaactttctcttTGAAAGTGGGCCGCcacctccttttttttccctttaaggAATGACTAAGAAGTTTATAATAAGCTCTGtgaaaagtggaaagaaaagcaTCAGTGCAGCCAAAACTAACAGTTGAGCTGAACACGATCGCTCTGAGTCACAGTCCCAGGTTATCTGCAACATCACCAGAAGAATTCTTCATTTGAAAAACTTTTACCATGTTGGAGCTCTGTATGACTCCATATCTAGCACTGAGGAAAAACTTGGATCCAAATATCGTGATGCCTTAATGCATAATTGAAAGACTTTtctctggaaaaaagaaaatcaggcaAATCTGGTCCCGTTTTCTGTCGTCACCATCTCGCCCCCTGCCTTTAAATCCCTTCTTTATTTTACCCGTGTCTGCATGAGGTGCAGGGATGCCGCATCACGTCGACCGCAGTTCATGAGAGAGGTTTGCGGTGGAGCAGAGTGGCAAGATAGGAAATGACAGAGTGCCTGACAGAATGCAAGGCGCTGGTGACTCCATCCACGCGCAACGGTCACCGCGTCTTCAGCTACACGTTGGAGAGCCACACCTCGGCCGCCTTCGCCATCATGAACGAGCTGCGCCTGGAGAAGCAGCTGTGCGACGTCACCCTGCGCGTGCGCTACAACGACCTGGAGGCAGTGGACTTCGTGGCTCACAAGGTGGTGCTGGCCTCGTCGTCGCCCGTCTTCCGCGCCATGTTCACCAACGGCCTGAAGGAGTGCGGCATGGAGCTGGTTTCCATTGAAGGGATTCATCCCAGAGTAAGCCAGAGTTTAATAGCACTGCTGTCTGTTTAAGTATTAATCGATCAGATTTACAGTAACGACATGGGGGTTTTATGATAAATGCTGTGGTAAAAGCACATCAACCATCCCACTTATTTGGTTTGACTCTTGAGGTTTCAACATGTGAATTGTCTCTCTTGGTTGATTTACAGATAACATCAGATGGTAACGCTGTGTGCCACATAGCTATTATTCTGTAGAAAGAATGTAGGTCTGATCAGTTGTGGTAAACATAGAACCTAAAAAGTCAGCTTTTGTTTCACCTAGAAACAAAAGCTAGGTGaaacaaaagcttttgtttctaaaagcttttgtttttagaaacaaaagtGTCTTAGTTGCTTAGTTGAATCAGACTTTtctctggaaaaaagaaaatcaggcaAATCTGGTCCCATTTTCTGCCGTCACCGTCTCGCCTTATCAGTCTTATCTTATTCAGTCTCATCTGAATGAGTCAGAAAACCACTTTAACTTTTccttattttgtcacataagGTCCATAAACCTCAGTGTactttatgtgatagaccaacacaaagtaataaatagttttgagcaaaatgatttcattatttttgacaattaaaatcttaaaaattcaAAGTGCACTTAAATTCAGCCATCATATATCAATCCTTTGGAGAACCACCTTTCACTACAGCTACAGTAGCAGGTCTTTGGGGTGTGTCTGTGCCAGTTTTGCACCTCTGGAGATGGAAATATTTGCCTGTTCTTCTGTGGAAAACATCTGTTAACAGATCAGTTTGTGCTCTGTAATTTGGTCTTCACAAGGCTCTTTAAAtccagaacagctggatttttaCTGAGACTAAATTACTCTATTTACCACCCAGAAGATGTCTTAAAGAAATAGGTtactcttgattttttttttttttacgggtATCTGATTACTGTGTGTTGCATTATGCACTTTTCaacacttttatttgtaaaaatataaaactagggctgaaactttaacttattaatttggaaAATTACATgcacaagcttttttttttatttattttttttacatacagagGTTGCAGACAGAACCTTTGTATCCACGTTTCTAGTCGCCCTTAAATCTAACACACAAACAGtatccacaaacacaaaacttctTTTCTGGgccaaaaacaaattcatttttgctTCCAAAACAATCTAACAGGACACTGGAAAAGACTGCTGTTATGCTAAAATTAATTGACCTACCACAGAAGCTATTTATGCCTGAAATACAATCTCAATGCAAAACCCGTTGCAAGCACCGACGTCCCCATCGCGAATGTCAATTTACgcatttcaaaagaaatatattttcaaagaaattactGGAAAGCTGCATGGTCATAACAGCATTTTTACCCATTAACCTAAACAACGgatttaaaagcaataaatatctttgttgttgaactTGTatatctatttattcaataaatacgtttttttaaattgaaaacattgcttattttgttgaaCACATAGGTTTCTATTAGAATGTTAttgcaattaattatttatagacCCTGCAATTAACTCTGAACTTTTAATCAGCTCCcaccacaaataaaaacatgtatcaATTTTCTTCTGAATCACATTTCCACACTACTTGTCACAAAaagaatccaaataaaatatgagaagtTTGTGTTTATAGAGTTCAGTGGGTGAGAATAGTTTGTCGAGGCACTGTACTACTATGCTATGTGGCTCACATTCAAACAATGGCACCGTGTGTGACTCATCAAAGCTAATCTCTGTTCCCTGTTGGCAGAAATGAAAGGAtttaagcagttttatttttccttttttgaccCTAACCCTGCCCTACTTCCCGCTTAGGTTATGGACCGATTGATTGAGTTTGCCTACACTGCCAGCATCTCTGTGGGGGAGAAGTGCGTCATCCATGTGATGAACGGCGCCGTCATGTATCAGATAGACAGCGTGGTCAAGGCCTGCTGCGACTTCCTCGTCCAGCAGCTCGACCCCAGCAACGCCATCGGCATCGCCAGCTTTGCTGAGCAGATCGATTGCACGGAGCTCCACCAGAAGGCCAGAGAATACATCTACATGAACTTCAGCCAGGTACGGCCAGAAGaggaatatttcagaaacaaaaccaatgAGGTTCCCTTTCAGAACTGAAACATAGATGAAATGAAGAACTGTTGACGTTAAAGTTTAATACCCCTACTTAAGAGAAGCTTTGTACTGAAACGGTGGAAGTGCTGTGTGGTAAACAAGTTCGTACAGCTTTAGTTTGTCAATAGTTTCTCTTTGAGTGCCTACACACCTGTATGTTCTGAGAATGCAGTCATGATTTTTTGTAACAGGGTTTACTTGAGGTTGGAGCACTACTTACTGCAAAAGATGGGTTTATGcttgaaaataaaggaaataagaGTGCAGTTCAGGGTGCATTTACACCAGACCTGTTGactctgctttaatcaaactctagttaaTTTTTATAGAAAGTTCAATTTGTTTggagaggtgtgaatgcacaattGAACTGTGACACAGACctaaaaaagcaaactctggtccacctacaaacTTAAGCCTAAGTTCAGtttaagtgaactctggtgttgTTCGAATGCTTATGTGGATTGAAGACCGctgcaaaagcagaaaacaaattgTAGCGCACAGCATTTTGGGCAAATAGAACGAAAACAAACGCGAGAGTCTTAAAACTAGAGGGTGAAATGGCTCATGGTGTTTTACCAAAGAGAAATTTTACATCTGCTAAAATCTGCTAATACTCCTTTTtcgtttatattttgtgaagaaggaagttgtttcagtttcttgttcggaggtttttgtgtcgttttcttcagtggttcttgatgGAACGCCACTACAGGTGAGGGTGTTTTGTTTCGGGTTCGTTAAACATGGGTCCCACTCAAACCAAGTCTATcggactgtcaggtgtgaaaacactcttGGTGTTTGTTCACAGAGTTGGAGCTCATGTTTCAGTGATTTCTGCATTGCTTTGTGTCTGATTTGCCAAAGGCAGTGGGGtgtcataaaaaaatgcttcatcAAGTCTTACTTAATACGTCAGTACTTGAATTACAAAGACATTCCTACAAGCACTGGtatgacaaaaataatctcCACTTCCTCTCCCAGGTTGCAACCCAGGAGGAGTTTTTCAACTTGTCCCAGTGCCAGCTAGTCAACCTCATCAGCCGCGATGAGCTCAACGTGCGCTGCGAGTCCGAGGTCTTCCAGGCCTGCGTGGCCTGGGTGCGCTACGACCAGGAGAACCGGCGACCTTACGTCCAGGCCTTACTCCAGGCTGTCCGCTGCCATTCCCTCACTCCCAACTTCCTGCAGGCGCAGCTCCAGTCTTTGGACTGGGACCCTGAGTGTAAAGACTACTTGGCTCAGATCTTCCAGGACCTCACACTCCACAAACCCACCAAAGCCGTTCCTTGCCGAACACCCAAGGTACCGCAGCTCATCTACACCGCAGGGGGATATTTTCGCCAGTCTCTCAGCTACCTGGAGGCCTACAACCCCTGTACAGGCGCCTGGCTGAGGCTGGCTGACCTGCAGGTTCCCCGCAGTGGGCTGACAGCCTGCGTCATCAGCGGACTCTTCTACGCCGTCGGCGGCAGAAACAACGCACCTGACGGGAACATGGACTCCAACGCGTTGGACTGCTACAACCCTATGAACAACTGCTGGCACCCGTGTGCACCAATGAGCGTTCCAAGAAACCGAATTGGGGTCGGCGTCATCGATGGCATGATTTATGCGGTTGGCGGTTCACATGGGTGCATCCATCACAACAGCGTGGAAAGGTGAGTAACTGAGCTTGACCGATTGAAGTTGATACCAACAGGTGCAATTTGCTTTACAAGTGTGTTTTGATGTGAAGCTTCTTGGCCCAATGGGATTTGATGTCATTATGTTTGAGTTTCTGTGGTTTGCCTCTGCCCAGAAGCTGATATTTATAGCACAGACTTAAGTTTTTGGCATGTAGTCTGCATGCTAACCTTAAGTAAAAGAAACTTCCTGGAATTTATCTGGTGCTGTTTCACTTCCCGTTTCActtcacttccttttttttttctattttattttatttttattagctcAGGGTTATTTATATGTCTTACTTCTGCAACACTGAATAGTGTTGGTATGGATTTTCTTTAATGCAGTATTTTGCAAGTTgacacaatatttaaaaagaaaaaaaaaacaataatgtttttctcagtttcttcgCTTGAGGCAAAACACCTGCACTGAGATTATGGTAGCAGAGCCAGAAAGACCCAGCTACAATCCTGTCCTGCAAACATTACctaactgaacattttcacacagtGTCACATTACAGATTACagctacagtacagaccaaaagtttagacacaactgtgtgtccaaacttttggtctgtaccaAAATTATCGGATAGTACTAAAACTATCCGataatcatgtttatttatggGAATTTTATATGACAGAACAACATAAAGTATCTAATTATTAAATAGAAAAGAATGGTACATggttttgaaatgatttcatAAACAATTTGAGAAGTGTGGCATGAATTTGTATTCCTCTTTACTTTAAAGAGGAATACTCTTTAATTGCtattaaagaaaatcttaataGCAATTAGTTTAGCCTTAGTATTGATGTAGTTGGCATAGGGCTGCATCATATTAGGAAAACAAGTGACATTCAATAGGTTTGGTGAATGTAAAATcccagcaaacaaaaaaaaatagcatgtgGTTGTAACTTGAtgcagtattaaaaaaaaaaatcaggtgcTTGACTAGATCTACAAGGCACCTTTGTTCCTAAATTTATTTCTACTTCTCTCATGAACAATAGTTCAGTTTGTGAGTGGTGCATTATGACcgaaacagaaatcaaacatttacctCAGTTTTGTCTCACTGTAGTTGTCTGTTGTAGGTATATGTGGTGCAATCTTTAATTTCAAACAGAACTGCATTTACGGATGAAATAGATCCAAACTCTGGCACTAATCCAGACAAAATTCACAGAGCAAGGCAGTATCACTTTGAAAGAGGAACATGCCCAACCTGTTTTAATTCTTAGGTAGTGGCATTTGTGGAACAAACATGTGATTTATTGCAGCTAACTGCCAACCTTGGGGAGGGGGAAGAAATCTGTGCCAAAGAAGGTACACATTCTGATTTGTCTTCATTCTTTACATTAAATTGATAGAAGGAAAGAATAATTGTGTCTTAGAATTTTGAGCTGATTTCTGAGAATGAGCAgaaaactgtataaaaacagCACTGGAATTTCAATAGTTTACTGAAATAAAGTATGTTCACTTTTTGTGACTTCTCACAAAAATCTCAGTGCACAAACAGTTTGCTCGAGTTACAACGGCAACATCAAACACAATCATGTGTTCACAGGTATGATCCGGAGCGGGACCAGTGGCAGCTGGTAGCCCCAATGTTAACGCGCCGTATTGGTGTGGGTGTTGCGGTGATCAACCGACTGCTTTACGCCGTCGGGGGTTTCGACGGCGCCAACCGGCTCAGCTCCTGTGAGTGCTACTACCCAGAGAAGGACGAGTGGAGGACCATGGCCCCCATGAACACTGTGCGGTCTGGAGCTGGtaaggaaggaggaggagggaaaaacGGCTTTGTAATGATAAACTCTGTGAACTGAGAGTCTGGAAAGTTATTCAACTGGTTGTGCAATTTTcctcactttgtttttaaagtctaGAAACATCTGCCTGTTTCTAGACTTCATGGTTTATGCTAACATGAACAGTGGGGGTGTTTGATTCAGGCCAGAATGAGGCTGGTGATGCAGGACATTAAACTTTCCTGTTAGACTAAGTTCTTtctagaaatgtatttttagtctTGAAGTCGGTCCACTTCAGTGTCGCCTCTGCTTAGAGCAGTGGAAACTGACTGTGTCCATCCCTACAGGGTCTGGCATCACTTCTGCGTAACATGAAAAATTCATAAGTTATCTACTGAACTTATACACTTATCTTTAGAAAACCGATTTAACATGCAGTATGTTGAGATATTTACCTCTCATATAAAAGTGAAGCATAAACAATTCTATTTGactctttctatttttagataatGCAATTTAAAccgatctttttttcttttaggtgtGTGTGCGCTGGGTAATCAAATTTTTGTGATGGGTGGATACGACGGCACCAACCAGCTGAACACAGTGGAGCGCTACGACGTGGAAACGGATACGTGGAGCTATGCCGCCTCCATGAGGCACAGGCGCAGTGCCCTGGGAGTCACCGCTTTACATGGACGTATTTATGTGTTAGGTGAGTTGAGGCTTGACCAAAGAGTAATATTAGCCTGGCGCATATCATAGAAATAACAGTGTAGATAAGAAGCAataattcttattattttaaaaactttgtttacaTGGACCGTGAGTCCTTAAAACGTGAGCAAAACTTTATCAGATTCATCCAAAAAGTTGTTGTGTACTACAATATTGCCTTGAGAATGTAGTGTGTAACTTTGAAgtagaagcaaaaaaatatatatattcttttaatCTGAAGAGAGGTGGgtatatttgtatattaatTTTCCTGAACCAATCTTCCAAAATTAAGGATGCACCAGAGAGAGAAGGGAGAAGAATACGAATGTATGCCACTGCtaaagtcacaataaaatagattaaactTGTGGTTGTTAGGTGAAAAcattggaaaaagtaaaaaaaaaaaaagtgttttggtcTATAGTATTAGACACTAGAGtcttaaatcattttgtaataAACTCAAACTAAAACACCAACATCATCTTTACAGGAGGCTACGATGGCAACACTTTCCTGGACAGTGTGGAGAGCTATGACCCAGAGACAGACAGCTGGTCGGAGGTCACCCACATGACATCAGGGCGGAGCGGCGTGGGTGTAGCCGTTACCATGGAGCCATGCCAAAAGGGTCTGTCTCGGAGTCAGAAGACTGAGAGCTTCGAAGGCTCAATCGTCCAGTCCATCAGCTCAGATTTTAGCCAGTGTGCACCGTTTAGCTAAGGCACATGAATGTTTTCACATGCCCTCATATGTTGTTGAGCCACCCTAATGTTTAGCTCTGCTCTGTATAAAGCAAGGGCAGACCTGTGCAGAACACCACATCCTGCCTCAATGACTTTAGGTGTTTAAAGATGAATCAACACGAGTCGTATCTTATTGCCCGTGCGCTGCTGATTCTCTTTTGTAAGGTGGAAATTAGCAGCACTGAGCACATGACCCCTCAGTACATCTGTTCTACAGCCAACAGACCAAGTTCAACCAGAAAAGGGCTGAaagttgaaatgtattttattggctCAAACACTCATCaggtcatttttaaattcattgaATCTGATAGTGAAATTACAATAGGACTCAAAGTAGCAGGCATTTAAAGTGCCATTACAGTGCCTGGGGGGCTTTATTGTTACTATTGTCAGTATAACGTTTCCTTGGAGAGGAGCATACCTCTAACATGAAGTCCATGCATGACAATGGGTCTCGTGCAAGaatgttttaaagctttcaacaaaacatttctgactttttttacTCCCAATATTTGATTAAGAAGTTGCCGTTTCCAGACGGAAATGCAAAATCTGTATCGAGTGTAGCGGAAACATTTGGATCAGACGATGAAACATAGCAAACAGTAACTTCTCGTGGGTTTAGTCCGCTGTAAATGGTAGACCATTTTGTTTACTAGCTCCCCTGCTGGTAAAGATTtgtaaaaagtctttaaataaattaatgttttgttatagCAGCACATTAAAGAtgttctaaaaacacaaaatctgcataaagtacaaaaaacacattaagaaTGTAATTTACACTGCAGAAAATCCcttctaaataaatgttgttaaataatttgttttaatcattctttttttaGGTTGATCTTAGTTTCTATAAACTTGTAATTATTAATCAATACCTTCCTATTTCTCTGAGCTATAACAGTGTTTTAGTCAATACCAGTATAAGAATCCCCGTATGTTTTGCCACCATTCTCAGTTAGCAgaatggttaaaataaaataaaataaaacaaagctcaTTGTTGGAAAACTGCTGCAAAGAATTGCATATTTGGATCAGCATAAAATTCCAGAAGTGGTGACTACATGCCCAATGGTTGGTTTGCCAAGAAAAGGTTTTTTCTGCCCTACCATtgtaaacataaatgtataGTTTTTCTAACTACTGGAGCTGTgtgtttggatcagaaccgttCAGTAACAAACACTCCTGAAACAATGATGATAAAGTTCAATTTCTTCTAAAATCGTTCAGTTTTTAGATTATGCCATTggaataaaagatgaatttattcaaaagcttttcacacatttctaatattgatACCCCCAAAGTTTCCCTGTCTTTGTCTGCACAGTGGGAGTGGGCTGTGAACACCAGCTCTTCCTTAATCATTAaactcagttaaaaaaaacaagaatcgCCGTCACCATAGTGACAGTTCATCATCACCAATATGATACTCAATTTTTCTTTGCTGTCAGTTCAAACAGGAATCTAACATCGCTTTAATAAAAGTGGAACAGTTGGATTAGACTGTTTTGTATTGTATCTGGGAATAACATCAACAGGCTACACTGTAAACACTGTAAGTTACACTTATCTTATTACAACAACAACTTCAGAGGAAACCAGAATCCTGGCACTCACATGACTTTTACTTTGACACCTGCCTCCTGCTTGCGCACCTTTTACAGCCTAAATCACACATCTGCAGcacttttgcttttcctctGAAGGCCCTGCAACAACTGCTTTGAAATGATCATGAACTAAACTGATGCAATCCATGGATGCTGTTCCAATCCTGGTTTTGAGACTCTCCACTGAGTGGGCAGTTTCTCTGTGTGATGGCTATAATGTGTAATGTAACCAGCTGGAGCTGCAATTGACACTATCCACAACCTAAAATGACTTTAATTCCATAATATTTTTCCATGGAGCTGGTGGATTGTatagtttgttttccttttatgtaaCTGTAAATTCTCAGTTAATATCAACCTGGTGAATCTCACTCAGGAGAAGTTCTTGCATGGAGCCCATTGTCTCAGTTTGATGCTGGTTCAGAAAAATCAGGGCTGTAACTGTACAGCAGCAAATGCGGCCTTTTCTCTGTCGAGCCACTGGCAgggtgataaaatgtgaaatttcagaAAGGACTCGGGAATGATTGTTGCTTAAACCGtgatttgattaaaaagcaAGTCCTGACTttgatttggggaaaaaaaaacatagcattTTGAAAGCCTGGATTCAAACATTttgctgaatgtgtttttatatgttgAAACCAGAAACACTAATCACTGAAAGGACTGAAAAACCTCTGCAGACATCAGAAACAGAAGCGTCTATGTTTGAGCACTGCTGTGGACCTGTTGTATACTAATGACAAGGACTTGCTCCAAGAAGCGTATTTGTAACAGCCATCTAAGCTacggacatttttttagaaatgttttgtacATTGAAAATCTGAATCGCTGTGTACAGAATTCCagagttgatgtttttatttatttgtttggatCTTATTCTTTGATTTTCTGCTTGCTTTTCAACTGACATCAGCTTTGTATTAAATCAGACTCTTGAAGTAGTATTTTGAATAACTAGCATGTATTGTAACTCAGTGGCGATGTCTGTTATTGCTAAGTTTGGGTGTGTAAAAATCTTCACATTGAAAGGGACTTCTTTCTGTTGTCCACTCAGTGGTTTGAAATAATATTCATCTGCTTTgtaagtttctttttctgcaaaagcacccataaatatatttcttgtaCTGATGTGctctttatttgtcttttgtcCTGGTGCTTGAGATCACTTATACCACATAATATAAAGCTAATTATTTAAGACGTTGACCAAAAATTACTCCAGAAACGTTTGTAATGTATAtgctcttaatttttttgttcacgTTTTACAATTCAGAACCAAAGAACACAATGTTTTGATCCAGTTCTTGTCAGATGGAATCCATAAAACAGACTAGCATCTCCATTTGTCCATCCAGAAGATTGGACAATGCAT
Proteins encoded in this window:
- the keap1b gene encoding kelch-like ECH-associated protein 1B encodes the protein MTECLTECKALVTPSTRNGHRVFSYTLESHTSAAFAIMNELRLEKQLCDVTLRVRYNDLEAVDFVAHKVVLASSSPVFRAMFTNGLKECGMELVSIEGIHPRVMDRLIEFAYTASISVGEKCVIHVMNGAVMYQIDSVVKACCDFLVQQLDPSNAIGIASFAEQIDCTELHQKAREYIYMNFSQVATQEEFFNLSQCQLVNLISRDELNVRCESEVFQACVAWVRYDQENRRPYVQALLQAVRCHSLTPNFLQAQLQSLDWDPECKDYLAQIFQDLTLHKPTKAVPCRTPKVPQLIYTAGGYFRQSLSYLEAYNPCTGAWLRLADLQVPRSGLTACVISGLFYAVGGRNNAPDGNMDSNALDCYNPMNNCWHPCAPMSVPRNRIGVGVIDGMIYAVGGSHGCIHHNSVERYDPERDQWQLVAPMLTRRIGVGVAVINRLLYAVGGFDGANRLSSCECYYPEKDEWRTMAPMNTVRSGAGVCALGNQIFVMGGYDGTNQLNTVERYDVETDTWSYAASMRHRRSALGVTALHGRIYVLGGYDGNTFLDSVESYDPETDSWSEVTHMTSGRSGVGVAVTMEPCQKGLSRSQKTESFEGSIVQSISSDFSQCAPFS